A stretch of the Odontesthes bonariensis isolate fOdoBon6 chromosome 5, fOdoBon6.hap1, whole genome shotgun sequence genome encodes the following:
- the cbx3b gene encoding chromobox protein homolog 3b, which yields MRKKQTAKQRKTEEPAVVQEFVVEKIIRRRVSNGRVEYFLKWKGFTDADNTWEPEDNLDCPELIEEFLRNACFSEGNEEEQSEQELIPKEEMTEQETEISCVQAQQQAQAVQSGNNFLQSDDDQSDTPTYLEPECIIGSTDRKGELMFLVKWKNSDDVALLPAHEASVRCPQVVIDFYEKKLTWHCGDEEQ from the exons ATGAGAAAGAAGCAGACTGCCAAACAGAGGAAGACCGAGGAGCCTGCAGTTGTCCAAGAGTTTGTGGTGGAAAAAATAATTCGCCGCAGAGTCTCGAACGGAAGAGTAGAGTACTTCCTGAAGTGGAAAGGCTTCACTGA TGCAGATAACACATGGGAGCCTGAAGACAATCTGGACTGTCCTGAACTCATTGAGGAGTTTTTGAGAAACGCCTGTTTCTCAGAGGGGAATGAAGAAGAGCAAAGTGAGCAGGAGTTGATTCCCAAAGAAGAAATGACTGAGCAAGAGACTGAAATT TCCTGTGTGCAGGCTCAGCAGCAGGCTCAGGCTGTGCAGAGCGGCAACAACTTCCTCCAGTCAGATGACGACCAGTCAGACACCCCCACTTACCTCGAGCCTGAATGCATCATCGGCTCCACAGACAGAAAGGGAGAGCTCATGTTCCTAGTCAAATG GAAGAACTCAGATGACGTTGCCCTGCTGCCGGCCCATGAAGCGAGCGTCCGATGTCCCCAGGTCGTCATCGACTTCTACGAGAAGAAGCTGACCTGGCACTGTGGAGACGAGGAGCAGTGA